One stretch of Punica granatum isolate Tunisia-2019 chromosome 5, ASM765513v2, whole genome shotgun sequence DNA includes these proteins:
- the LOC116207591 gene encoding protein ARABIDILLO 1-like, whose product MSSRRLRRRLSRKGKEKVIIPSYPEFEDEASTSELTATTAGYVDWTRLPDDTVIQLFSNLNYRDRASLTSTCKTWRALSASSCLWDSLDLRAHKCDALVAASLASRCINLQRLRFRGADSADVIIHLKARNLREISGDYCRNITDATLSVIAARHESLECLQLGPDFCERITTDAIKAVAICCNKLCKLRLSGIRDVQGDAINALAKHCPNLTDLGFLDCLKVDEMALGNVLSLKFLSVAGTSNVKWGVVSHMWHKLPNLVGLDVSRTDIGPAAVSRLLVSSQSLKVLCALNCPVLEGDVNFAAPKMKGKSLVALPTNIFEGIASLFADTAINGKNVFLEWRNSKKSNKSVDEVMTWLEWILSHTLLRIAENNPQGLDEFWLKQGAPLLLSLMQSSQEDVQERAATGLATFVVIDDENASIDRGRAEAVMRDGGICLLLDLAKSWREGLQSEAAKAIANLSVNVNVAKAVAEEGGINILAGLARSMNRLVAEEAAGGLWNLSVGEEHKAAIAEAGGVKALVDLIFKWSAGGDGVLERAAGALANLAADDKCSMEVALAGGVHALVMLARTCKFEGVQEQAARALANLAAHGDSNSNNAAVGQEVGALEALVQLTRSNHEGVRQEAAGALWNLSFDDRNREAIAAAGGVEALVALAQSCANASPGLQERAAGALWGLSVSEANSIAIGREGGVAPLIALAHADAEDVHETAAGALWNLAFNPGNALRIVEEGGVPALVHLCSSSVSKMARFMAALALAYMFDGRMDEFALVGTSSESSSKVVSLDGSRRVALKHIEAFINMFSDRQAFAAASVSSAPAALAEVTEGARIQEAGHLRCSGAEIGRFIAMLKNPSVLKACAAFALLQFTIPGGRHASHHARLMQNAGASRVLRATAAAATAPLEAKIFARIVLRNLEHHQAELS is encoded by the exons GCCACCACTGCTGGGTATGTTGATTGGACTCGGTTGCCTGATGACACAGTGATTCAGTTGTTCTCTAATCTTAATTATCGGGATCGAGCTAGCCTCACATCGACGTGCAAGACTTGGAGAGCACTTAGTGCCTCATCCTGTTTATGGGACTCCCTCGATCTCCGAGCCCATAAATGCGATGCCTTAGTGGCTGCTTCACTCGCTTCTCGCTGCATTAATCTCCAGAGGCTCCGATTCCGGGGTGCCGACTCAGCTGACGTGATCATACACCTAAAAGCCCGAAACTTGCGTGAGATCAGCGGAGACTATTGCCGCAATATTACTGATGCAACCCTTTCGGTGATAGCCGCAAGGCACGAGTCACTTGAGTGCCTTCAACTAGGTCCTGACTTTTGTGAGAGGATCACAACTGATGCAATCAAAGCAGTAGCAATCTGCTGCAATAAATTGTGCAAACTTAGGTTGTCGGGAATCAGGGATGTTCAGGGCGATGCAATTAATGCTCTTGCAAAGCATTGTCCAAATTTGACCGATCTTGGGTTCTTAGACTGTCTGAAAGTAGACGAGATGGCTCTAGGGAATGTGCTATCACTGAAGTTCCTCTCTGTGGCAGGGACTTCTAATGTGAAGTGGGGCGTAGTTTCTCATATGTGGCATAAGCTACCCAACTTGGTCGGTTTAGATGTTTCGAGAACTGATATAGGACCTGCTGCAGTTTCAAGGCTATTAGTCTCTTCTCAGAGCTTGAAGGTTCTATGTGCATTAAATTGTCCTGTTCTAGAGGGAGATGTCAACTTTGCAGCCCCAAAAATGAAGGGCAAATCTTTGGTTGCTCTCCCGACCAACATATTCGAGGGAATAGCCTCCTTATTTGCCGATACTGCAATCAACGGTAAGAATGTCTTCCTAGAATGGAGAAACTCGAAGAAGAGTAATAAAAGCGTAGACGAAGTTATGACTTGGCTCGAGTGGATATTATCCCATACGCTCTTAAGAATTGCTGAGAACAACCCTCAAGGTCTAGATGAATTCTGGCTCAAGCAAGGTGCACCATTGTTGCTGAGCTTAATGCAGAGCTCTCAAGAGGATGTTCAAGAAAGAGCTGCAACTGGGCTTGCAACCTTTGTTGTAATTGATGATGAGAATGCTAGCATAGACCGTGGGAGGGCTGAAGCAGTAATGCGGGATGGAGGAATCTGCCTTCTATTAGACCTTGCTAAATCATGGCGGGAAGGGCTGCAATCGGAAGCTGCAAAG GCCATCGCAAACTTGTCCGTTAACGTCAATGTTGCAAAAGCTGTTGCAGAAGAAGGAGGAATCAACATCCTCGCTGGTTTAGCTCGGTCCATGAATAGGCTCGTTGCTGAAGAGGCCGCTGGAGGCTTGTGGAACCTCTCGGTTGGAGAAGAGCACAAG GCTGCGATTGCTGAGGCTGGTGGAGTTAAAGCTCTAGTGGACCTTATATTCAAGTGGTCTGCCGGTGGCGATGGTGTTCTG GAACGTGCAGCTGGTGCTTTGGCAAATTTGGCAGCTGATGACAAGTGCAGTATGGAGGTTGCCTTGGCTGGGGGAGTACATGCTTTAGTTATGCTTGCTCGAACCTGCAAGTTCGAGGGAGTTCAAGAGCAG GCTGCTCGTGCCTTGGCAAATTTAGCTGCTCATGGAGATAGCAACAGCAACAATGCTGCAGTGGGGCAAGAGGTGGGTGCTCTTGAAGCTCTCGTTCAACTCACACGATCTAACCatgaaggagtcag GCAAGAAGCTGCTGGTGCATTGTGGAATCTTTCATTTGACGACAGAAATCGTGAAGCAATTGCAGCTGCTGGTGGCGTGGAGGCCTTG GTGGCTCTAGCGCAATCATGTGCCAATGCCTCACCAGGTCTTCAAGAACGGGCGGCAGGTGCTCTTTGGGGGCTCTCAGTATCGGAAGCCAACAG CATTGCTATCGGCCGAGAAGGTGGTGTTGCTCCTCTAATTGCTTTGGCACACGCTGATGCTGAG GATGTACATGAAACTGCAGCAGGAGCTCTCTGGAATCTTGCTTTCAATCCAGGCAATGCTCTACGCATAGTGGAGGAAGGGGGAGTCCCTGCTTTGGTCCATCTCTGTTCTTcatcggtctcaaaaatggcACGTTTCATGGCTGCACTGGCTCTGGCATACATGTTTGATGGGAG AATGGATGAATTTGCTCTGGTTGGGACTTCATCGGAAAGCAGCTCAAAAGTTGTGAGCTTGGATGGGTCAAGAAGGGTGGCTTTGAAACACATTGAAGCTTTTATCAATATGTTCTCTGATCGACAAGCTTTCGCAGCTGCATCTGTGTCTTCAGCTCCTGCAGCCTTGGCCGAAGTGACGGAAGGAGCTCGTATTCAGGAAGCGGGACATCTCAGATGCAG TGGTGCTGAAATTGGAAGATTTATTGCCATGTTGAAGAATCCTTCTGTACTCAAAGCTTGTGCTGCTTTCGCTCTTCTTCAG TTCACCATCCCAGGTGGTCGACATGCTTCTCACCACGCCAGGCTAATGCAGAATGCCGGGGCCTCAAGGGTCCTGCGTGCAACAGCAGCAGCTGCCACTGCACCTCTAGAAGCCAAGATATTTGCAAGAATCGTCCTTCGAAACCTTGAGCACCACCAGGCAGAACTCTCCTGA